A genomic window from Macaca mulatta isolate MMU2019108-1 chromosome 19, T2T-MMU8v2.0, whole genome shotgun sequence includes:
- the HOOK2 gene encoding protein Hook homolog 2 isoform X6, whose product MTLEESVQHVVMEAIQELMTKDTPGSLSPETYGNFDSQSRRYYFLSEEAEEGDELQQRCLDLERQLMLLSEEKQSLAQENAALRERVGRPEGEGTPGLTAKKLLLLQSQLEQLQEENFRLESGREDERLRCDELEREVAELQHRNQALTSLAQEAQALKDEMDELRQSSERAGQLEATLNSCQRRLGELRELRRQVRQLEERNAGHAERTRQLEDELRRAGSLRAQLEAQRRQVQELQGQRQEEAMKAEKWLFEYRNLEEKYESVTKEKERLLVERDSLREANEELRCAQLQPRGLTQADPSLDPTSPPMDNLAAEILPAELRETLLRLQLENKRLCRQEAADRERQEELQRHLEEANRARHGLETQHRLNQQQLSELWAQVEDLQKALQEQGGKTEDVSSVLLKRKLEEHLQKLHEADLELQRKREYIEELEPPTDSSTARRIEELQHNLQKKDADLRAMEERYRRYVDKARMVMQTMEPKQRPAAGGPPELRSLRTQLRERDVRIRHLEMDFEKSRSQREQEEKLLISAWYNMGMALQQRAGEERAPAHAQSFLAQQRLATNARRGPLGRLASLNLRPTDKH is encoded by the exons ATGACGCTGGAAGAATCGGTTCAGCATGTGGTGATGGAAGCCATCCAGGAG CTCATGACCAAAGACACTCCTGGCTCCCTGTCACCAGAGACATATGGCAACTTTGATAGCCAG TCCCGCAGGTACTATTTCCTaagtgaggaggctgaggagggggatGAGTTACAGCAGCGCTGTCTGGACCTGGAGCGGCAG CTGATGCTCCTGTCAGAGGAGAAGCAGAGCCTGGCACAAGAGAATGCAGCGCTGCGGGAGCGGGTGGGCCGGCCTGAAGGCGAGGGTACCCCAGGTCTCACTGCCAagaagctgctgctgctgcaatCCCAGCTGGAGCAGTTGCAGGAGGAGAACTTCAG gtTGGAGAGTGGCAGAGAGGATGAGCGCCTGCGCTGTGATGAGCTGGAGCGGGAGGTTGCGGAGCTGCAGCACCGGAACCAGGCgctgaccagcctggcccagGAGGCACAGGCCCTGAAGGATGAGATGGATGAGCTGCG GCAGTCCTCGGAGCGTGCTGGGCAGCTGGAGGCCACGCTGAACAGTTGCCAGCGCCGCTTGGGAGAGCTGAGGGAGCTGCGGCGGCAGGTGCGGCAGCTGGAGGAACGCAATGCTGGCCACGCCGAGCGCACGCGGCAGCTGGAGGATGAGCTGCGCCGAGCTGGCTCCCTGCGCGCCCAGCTGGAGGCGCAGCGGCGGCAG GTGCAGGAACTGCAGGGCCAGCGGCAGGAGGAGGCCATGAAGGCGGAGAAATGGCTATTTGAATACCGCAACCTGGAGGAAAAGTATGAGTCGGTGACAAAGGAGAAGGAG CGGCTGTTGGTGGAGCGGGACTCCTTGCGGGAGGCCAATGAGGAGCTGCGCTGCGCCCAGCTGCAGCCGCGGGGATTGACCCAGGCCG ACCCCTCATTGGATCCCACCTCCCCACCCATGGATAACTTAGCCGCGGAGATCCTGCCTGCGGAGCTCAG GGAGACGCTCCTGCGGCTTCAGCTGGAGAACAAGCGGCTGTGCCGGCAGGAGGCGGCCGACCGCGAGCGGCAGGAGGAGCTGCAGCGCCACCTGGAGGAGGCGAACCGCGCACGCCACGGGTTGGAGACGCAGCACCG GCTGAACCAGCAGCAGCTATCTGAGCTGTGGGCCCAGGTGGAGGACCTTCAGAAAGCCCTGCAGGAGCAGGGGGGCAAGACTGAAGACGTGAGT TCCGTCTTGCTGAAAAGAAAGCTGGAGGAACATTT GCAGAAGCTTCATGAGGCAGATCTGGAGTTGCAGAGGAAGCGGGAGTACATTGAGGAGCTGGAGCCACCCACTGACAGCAGCA CAGCCCGACGGATCGAGGAGCTGCAGCATAACCTGCAGAAGAAGGACGCGGACTTGCGGGCCATGGAGGAGCGATACCGCCGCTACGTGGACAAGGCCCGCATG GTCATGCAGACCATGGAACCCAAGCAGCGGCCGGCTGCAGGGGGACCTCCAGAACTCCGTTCCCTAAGGACACAGCTCCGAGAACGCGATGTCCGCATCCGGCACCTGGAG ATGGACTTTGAGAAAAGCCGAAGTCAGAGGGAGCAGGAAGAAAAGCTGCTCATCAGTGCCTGGTATAATATG GGCATGGCCTTGCAGCAGCGAGCTGGGGAAGAGCGGGCGCCTGCCCATGCCCAGTCATTCCTGGCACAGCAGCGGCTGGCAACCAATGCTCGCCGTGGACCCCTGGGACGCCTGGCATCTCTAAACCTTCGCCCCACTGACAAGCACTGA
- the HOOK2 gene encoding protein Hook homolog 2 isoform X1 produces MSVDKAELCGSLLTWLQTFHVPSSCASPQDLSSGLAIAYVLNQIDPSWFNEAWLQGISEDPGPNWKLKVSNLKMVLQSLVEYSQDVLAHPVSEEHLPDVSLIGEFSDPAELGKLLQLVLGCAISCEKKQEHIQRIMTLEESVQHVVMEAIQELMTKDTPGSLSPETYGNFDSQSRRYYFLSEEAEEGDELQQRCLDLERQLMLLSEEKQSLAQENAALRERVGRPEGEGTPGLTAKKLLLLQSQLEQLQEENFRLESGREDERLRCDELEREVAELQHRNQALTSLAQEAQALKDEMDELRQSSERAGQLEATLNSCQRRLGELRELRRQVRQLEERNAGHAERTRQLEDELRRAGSLRAQLEAQRRQVQELQGQRQEEAMKAEKWLFEYRNLEEKYESVTKEKERLLVERDSLREANEELRCAQLQPRGLTQADPSLDPTSPPMDNLAAEILPAELRETLLRLQLENKRLCRQEAADRERQEELQRHLEEANRARHGLETQHRLNQQQLSELWAQVEDLQKALQEQGGKTEDVSSVLLKRKLEEHLQKLHEADLELQRKREYIEELEPPTDSSTARRIEELQHNLQKKDADLRAMEERYRRYVDKARMVMQTMEPKQRPAAGGPPELRSLRTQLRERDVRIRHLEMDFEKSRSQREQEEKLLISAWYNMGMALQQRAGEERAPAHAQSFLAQQRLATNARRGPLGRLASLNLRPTDKH; encoded by the exons ATGAGCGTGGACAAGGCCGAGCTATGCGGGTCTCTGCTCACCTGG TTACAGACGTTCCATGTTCCGTCTTCCTGTGCCAGCCCTCAGGACCTGAGCAGCGGCCTTGCCATAGCCTATGTGCTGAACCAGAT AGACCCCTCCTGGTTCAACGAGGCATGGCTCCAGGGCATCTCAGAAGATCCAGGTCCCAATTGGAAGCTGAAG GTCAGCAATCTGAAGATGGTCTTACAGAGCCTGGTAGAGTACTCCCAGGAT GTCCTGGCGCATCCTGTGTCAGAAGAGCACCTCCCAGATGTGAGCCTCATTGGAGAGTTCTCAGACCCAGCAGAGCTCGGCAAGCTGCTTCAGCTGGTGCTGGGCTGTGCCATCAGTTGCGAGAAAAAGCAGG AGCACATCCAGAGAATCATGACGCTGGAAGAATCGGTTCAGCATGTGGTGATGGAAGCCATCCAGGAG CTCATGACCAAAGACACTCCTGGCTCCCTGTCACCAGAGACATATGGCAACTTTGATAGCCAG TCCCGCAGGTACTATTTCCTaagtgaggaggctgaggagggggatGAGTTACAGCAGCGCTGTCTGGACCTGGAGCGGCAG CTGATGCTCCTGTCAGAGGAGAAGCAGAGCCTGGCACAAGAGAATGCAGCGCTGCGGGAGCGGGTGGGCCGGCCTGAAGGCGAGGGTACCCCAGGTCTCACTGCCAagaagctgctgctgctgcaatCCCAGCTGGAGCAGTTGCAGGAGGAGAACTTCAG gtTGGAGAGTGGCAGAGAGGATGAGCGCCTGCGCTGTGATGAGCTGGAGCGGGAGGTTGCGGAGCTGCAGCACCGGAACCAGGCgctgaccagcctggcccagGAGGCACAGGCCCTGAAGGATGAGATGGATGAGCTGCG GCAGTCCTCGGAGCGTGCTGGGCAGCTGGAGGCCACGCTGAACAGTTGCCAGCGCCGCTTGGGAGAGCTGAGGGAGCTGCGGCGGCAGGTGCGGCAGCTGGAGGAACGCAATGCTGGCCACGCCGAGCGCACGCGGCAGCTGGAGGATGAGCTGCGCCGAGCTGGCTCCCTGCGCGCCCAGCTGGAGGCGCAGCGGCGGCAG GTGCAGGAACTGCAGGGCCAGCGGCAGGAGGAGGCCATGAAGGCGGAGAAATGGCTATTTGAATACCGCAACCTGGAGGAAAAGTATGAGTCGGTGACAAAGGAGAAGGAG CGGCTGTTGGTGGAGCGGGACTCCTTGCGGGAGGCCAATGAGGAGCTGCGCTGCGCCCAGCTGCAGCCGCGGGGATTGACCCAGGCCG ACCCCTCATTGGATCCCACCTCCCCACCCATGGATAACTTAGCCGCGGAGATCCTGCCTGCGGAGCTCAG GGAGACGCTCCTGCGGCTTCAGCTGGAGAACAAGCGGCTGTGCCGGCAGGAGGCGGCCGACCGCGAGCGGCAGGAGGAGCTGCAGCGCCACCTGGAGGAGGCGAACCGCGCACGCCACGGGTTGGAGACGCAGCACCG GCTGAACCAGCAGCAGCTATCTGAGCTGTGGGCCCAGGTGGAGGACCTTCAGAAAGCCCTGCAGGAGCAGGGGGGCAAGACTGAAGACGTGAGT TCCGTCTTGCTGAAAAGAAAGCTGGAGGAACATTT GCAGAAGCTTCATGAGGCAGATCTGGAGTTGCAGAGGAAGCGGGAGTACATTGAGGAGCTGGAGCCACCCACTGACAGCAGCA CAGCCCGACGGATCGAGGAGCTGCAGCATAACCTGCAGAAGAAGGACGCGGACTTGCGGGCCATGGAGGAGCGATACCGCCGCTACGTGGACAAGGCCCGCATG GTCATGCAGACCATGGAACCCAAGCAGCGGCCGGCTGCAGGGGGACCTCCAGAACTCCGTTCCCTAAGGACACAGCTCCGAGAACGCGATGTCCGCATCCGGCACCTGGAG ATGGACTTTGAGAAAAGCCGAAGTCAGAGGGAGCAGGAAGAAAAGCTGCTCATCAGTGCCTGGTATAATATG GGCATGGCCTTGCAGCAGCGAGCTGGGGAAGAGCGGGCGCCTGCCCATGCCCAGTCATTCCTGGCACAGCAGCGGCTGGCAACCAATGCTCGCCGTGGACCCCTGGGACGCCTGGCATCTCTAAACCTTCGCCCCACTGACAAGCACTGA
- the HOOK2 gene encoding protein Hook homolog 2 isoform X3 — translation MSVDKAELCGSLLTWLQTFHVPSSCASPQDLSSGLAIAYVLNQIDPSWFNEAWLQGISEDPGPNWKLKVSNLKMVLQSLVEYSQDVLAHPVSEEHLPDVSLIGEFSDPAELGKLLQLVLGCAISCEKKQEHIQRIMTLEESVQHVVMEAIQELMTKDTPGSLSPETYGNFDSQSRRYYFLSEEAEEGDELQQRCLDLERQLMLLSEEKQSLAQENAALRERVGRPEGEGTPGLTAKKLLLLQSQLEQLQEENFRLESGREDERLRCDELEREVAELQHRNQALTSLAQEAQALKDEMDELRQSSERAGQLEATLNSCQRRLGELRELRRQVRQLEERNAGHAERTRQLEDELRRAGSLRAQLEAQRRQVQELQGQRQEEAMKAEKWLFEYRNLEEKYESVTKEKERLLVERDSLREANEELRCAQLQPRGLTQADPSLDPTSPPMDNLAAEILPAELRETLLRLQLENKRLCRQEAADRERQEELQRHLEEANRARHGLETQHRLNQQQLSELWAQVEDLQKALQEQGGKTEDSVLLKRKLEEHLQKLHEADLELQRKREYIEELEPPTDSSTARRIEELQHNLQKKDADLRAMEERYRRYVDKARMVMQTMEPKQRPAAGGPPELRSLRTQLRERDVRIRHLEMDFEKSRSQREQEEKLLISAWYNMGMALQQRAGEERAPAHAQSFLAQQRLATNARRGPLGRLASLNLRPTDKH, via the exons ATGAGCGTGGACAAGGCCGAGCTATGCGGGTCTCTGCTCACCTGG TTACAGACGTTCCATGTTCCGTCTTCCTGTGCCAGCCCTCAGGACCTGAGCAGCGGCCTTGCCATAGCCTATGTGCTGAACCAGAT AGACCCCTCCTGGTTCAACGAGGCATGGCTCCAGGGCATCTCAGAAGATCCAGGTCCCAATTGGAAGCTGAAG GTCAGCAATCTGAAGATGGTCTTACAGAGCCTGGTAGAGTACTCCCAGGAT GTCCTGGCGCATCCTGTGTCAGAAGAGCACCTCCCAGATGTGAGCCTCATTGGAGAGTTCTCAGACCCAGCAGAGCTCGGCAAGCTGCTTCAGCTGGTGCTGGGCTGTGCCATCAGTTGCGAGAAAAAGCAGG AGCACATCCAGAGAATCATGACGCTGGAAGAATCGGTTCAGCATGTGGTGATGGAAGCCATCCAGGAG CTCATGACCAAAGACACTCCTGGCTCCCTGTCACCAGAGACATATGGCAACTTTGATAGCCAG TCCCGCAGGTACTATTTCCTaagtgaggaggctgaggagggggatGAGTTACAGCAGCGCTGTCTGGACCTGGAGCGGCAG CTGATGCTCCTGTCAGAGGAGAAGCAGAGCCTGGCACAAGAGAATGCAGCGCTGCGGGAGCGGGTGGGCCGGCCTGAAGGCGAGGGTACCCCAGGTCTCACTGCCAagaagctgctgctgctgcaatCCCAGCTGGAGCAGTTGCAGGAGGAGAACTTCAG gtTGGAGAGTGGCAGAGAGGATGAGCGCCTGCGCTGTGATGAGCTGGAGCGGGAGGTTGCGGAGCTGCAGCACCGGAACCAGGCgctgaccagcctggcccagGAGGCACAGGCCCTGAAGGATGAGATGGATGAGCTGCG GCAGTCCTCGGAGCGTGCTGGGCAGCTGGAGGCCACGCTGAACAGTTGCCAGCGCCGCTTGGGAGAGCTGAGGGAGCTGCGGCGGCAGGTGCGGCAGCTGGAGGAACGCAATGCTGGCCACGCCGAGCGCACGCGGCAGCTGGAGGATGAGCTGCGCCGAGCTGGCTCCCTGCGCGCCCAGCTGGAGGCGCAGCGGCGGCAG GTGCAGGAACTGCAGGGCCAGCGGCAGGAGGAGGCCATGAAGGCGGAGAAATGGCTATTTGAATACCGCAACCTGGAGGAAAAGTATGAGTCGGTGACAAAGGAGAAGGAG CGGCTGTTGGTGGAGCGGGACTCCTTGCGGGAGGCCAATGAGGAGCTGCGCTGCGCCCAGCTGCAGCCGCGGGGATTGACCCAGGCCG ACCCCTCATTGGATCCCACCTCCCCACCCATGGATAACTTAGCCGCGGAGATCCTGCCTGCGGAGCTCAG GGAGACGCTCCTGCGGCTTCAGCTGGAGAACAAGCGGCTGTGCCGGCAGGAGGCGGCCGACCGCGAGCGGCAGGAGGAGCTGCAGCGCCACCTGGAGGAGGCGAACCGCGCACGCCACGGGTTGGAGACGCAGCACCG GCTGAACCAGCAGCAGCTATCTGAGCTGTGGGCCCAGGTGGAGGACCTTCAGAAAGCCCTGCAGGAGCAGGGGGGCAAGACTGAAGAC TCCGTCTTGCTGAAAAGAAAGCTGGAGGAACATTT GCAGAAGCTTCATGAGGCAGATCTGGAGTTGCAGAGGAAGCGGGAGTACATTGAGGAGCTGGAGCCACCCACTGACAGCAGCA CAGCCCGACGGATCGAGGAGCTGCAGCATAACCTGCAGAAGAAGGACGCGGACTTGCGGGCCATGGAGGAGCGATACCGCCGCTACGTGGACAAGGCCCGCATG GTCATGCAGACCATGGAACCCAAGCAGCGGCCGGCTGCAGGGGGACCTCCAGAACTCCGTTCCCTAAGGACACAGCTCCGAGAACGCGATGTCCGCATCCGGCACCTGGAG ATGGACTTTGAGAAAAGCCGAAGTCAGAGGGAGCAGGAAGAAAAGCTGCTCATCAGTGCCTGGTATAATATG GGCATGGCCTTGCAGCAGCGAGCTGGGGAAGAGCGGGCGCCTGCCCATGCCCAGTCATTCCTGGCACAGCAGCGGCTGGCAACCAATGCTCGCCGTGGACCCCTGGGACGCCTGGCATCTCTAAACCTTCGCCCCACTGACAAGCACTGA
- the HOOK2 gene encoding protein Hook homolog 2 isoform X2 produces MSVDKAELCGSLLTWLQTFHVPSSCASPQDLSSGLAIAYVLNQIDPSWFNEAWLQGISEDPGPNWKLKVSNLKMVLQSLVEYSQDVLAHPVSEEHLPDVSLIGEFSDPAELGKLLQLVLGCAISCEKKQEHIQRIMTLEESVQHVVMEAIQELMTKDTPGSLSPETYGNFDSQSRRYYFLSEEAEEGDELQQRCLDLERQLMLLSEEKQSLAQENAALRERVGRPEGEGTPGLTAKKLLLLQSQLEQLQEENFRLESGREDERLRCDELEREVAELQHRNQALTSLAQEAQALKDEMDELRQSSERAGQLEATLNSCQRRLGELRELRRQVRQLEERNAGHAERTRQLEDELRRAGSLRAQLEAQRRQVQELQGQRQEEAMKAEKWLFEYRNLEEKYESVTKEKERLLVERDSLREANEELRCAQLQPRGLTQADPSLDPTSPPMDNLAAEILPAELRETLLRLQLENKRLCRQEAADRERQEELQRHLEEANRARHGLETQHRLNQQQLSELWAQVEDLQKALQEQGGKTEDAISVLLKRKLEEHLQKLHEADLELQRKREYIEELEPPTDSSTARRIEELQHNLQKKDADLRAMEERYRRYVDKARMVMQTMEPKQRPAAGGPPELRSLRTQLRERDVRIRHLEMDFEKSRSQREQEEKLLISAWYNMGMALQQRAGEERAPAHAQSFLAQQRLATNARRGPLGRLASLNLRPTDKH; encoded by the exons ATGAGCGTGGACAAGGCCGAGCTATGCGGGTCTCTGCTCACCTGG TTACAGACGTTCCATGTTCCGTCTTCCTGTGCCAGCCCTCAGGACCTGAGCAGCGGCCTTGCCATAGCCTATGTGCTGAACCAGAT AGACCCCTCCTGGTTCAACGAGGCATGGCTCCAGGGCATCTCAGAAGATCCAGGTCCCAATTGGAAGCTGAAG GTCAGCAATCTGAAGATGGTCTTACAGAGCCTGGTAGAGTACTCCCAGGAT GTCCTGGCGCATCCTGTGTCAGAAGAGCACCTCCCAGATGTGAGCCTCATTGGAGAGTTCTCAGACCCAGCAGAGCTCGGCAAGCTGCTTCAGCTGGTGCTGGGCTGTGCCATCAGTTGCGAGAAAAAGCAGG AGCACATCCAGAGAATCATGACGCTGGAAGAATCGGTTCAGCATGTGGTGATGGAAGCCATCCAGGAG CTCATGACCAAAGACACTCCTGGCTCCCTGTCACCAGAGACATATGGCAACTTTGATAGCCAG TCCCGCAGGTACTATTTCCTaagtgaggaggctgaggagggggatGAGTTACAGCAGCGCTGTCTGGACCTGGAGCGGCAG CTGATGCTCCTGTCAGAGGAGAAGCAGAGCCTGGCACAAGAGAATGCAGCGCTGCGGGAGCGGGTGGGCCGGCCTGAAGGCGAGGGTACCCCAGGTCTCACTGCCAagaagctgctgctgctgcaatCCCAGCTGGAGCAGTTGCAGGAGGAGAACTTCAG gtTGGAGAGTGGCAGAGAGGATGAGCGCCTGCGCTGTGATGAGCTGGAGCGGGAGGTTGCGGAGCTGCAGCACCGGAACCAGGCgctgaccagcctggcccagGAGGCACAGGCCCTGAAGGATGAGATGGATGAGCTGCG GCAGTCCTCGGAGCGTGCTGGGCAGCTGGAGGCCACGCTGAACAGTTGCCAGCGCCGCTTGGGAGAGCTGAGGGAGCTGCGGCGGCAGGTGCGGCAGCTGGAGGAACGCAATGCTGGCCACGCCGAGCGCACGCGGCAGCTGGAGGATGAGCTGCGCCGAGCTGGCTCCCTGCGCGCCCAGCTGGAGGCGCAGCGGCGGCAG GTGCAGGAACTGCAGGGCCAGCGGCAGGAGGAGGCCATGAAGGCGGAGAAATGGCTATTTGAATACCGCAACCTGGAGGAAAAGTATGAGTCGGTGACAAAGGAGAAGGAG CGGCTGTTGGTGGAGCGGGACTCCTTGCGGGAGGCCAATGAGGAGCTGCGCTGCGCCCAGCTGCAGCCGCGGGGATTGACCCAGGCCG ACCCCTCATTGGATCCCACCTCCCCACCCATGGATAACTTAGCCGCGGAGATCCTGCCTGCGGAGCTCAG GGAGACGCTCCTGCGGCTTCAGCTGGAGAACAAGCGGCTGTGCCGGCAGGAGGCGGCCGACCGCGAGCGGCAGGAGGAGCTGCAGCGCCACCTGGAGGAGGCGAACCGCGCACGCCACGGGTTGGAGACGCAGCACCG GCTGAACCAGCAGCAGCTATCTGAGCTGTGGGCCCAGGTGGAGGACCTTCAGAAAGCCCTGCAGGAGCAGGGGGGCAAGACTGAAGAC GCCATT TCCGTCTTGCTGAAAAGAAAGCTGGAGGAACATTT GCAGAAGCTTCATGAGGCAGATCTGGAGTTGCAGAGGAAGCGGGAGTACATTGAGGAGCTGGAGCCACCCACTGACAGCAGCA CAGCCCGACGGATCGAGGAGCTGCAGCATAACCTGCAGAAGAAGGACGCGGACTTGCGGGCCATGGAGGAGCGATACCGCCGCTACGTGGACAAGGCCCGCATG GTCATGCAGACCATGGAACCCAAGCAGCGGCCGGCTGCAGGGGGACCTCCAGAACTCCGTTCCCTAAGGACACAGCTCCGAGAACGCGATGTCCGCATCCGGCACCTGGAG ATGGACTTTGAGAAAAGCCGAAGTCAGAGGGAGCAGGAAGAAAAGCTGCTCATCAGTGCCTGGTATAATATG GGCATGGCCTTGCAGCAGCGAGCTGGGGAAGAGCGGGCGCCTGCCCATGCCCAGTCATTCCTGGCACAGCAGCGGCTGGCAACCAATGCTCGCCGTGGACCCCTGGGACGCCTGGCATCTCTAAACCTTCGCCCCACTGACAAGCACTGA
- the HOOK2 gene encoding protein Hook homolog 2 isoform X5 — MVLQSLVEYSQDVLAHPVSEEHLPDVSLIGEFSDPAELGKLLQLVLGCAISCEKKQEHIQRIMTLEESVQHVVMEAIQELMTKDTPGSLSPETYGNFDSQSRRYYFLSEEAEEGDELQQRCLDLERQLMLLSEEKQSLAQENAALRERVGRPEGEGTPGLTAKKLLLLQSQLEQLQEENFRLESGREDERLRCDELEREVAELQHRNQALTSLAQEAQALKDEMDELRQSSERAGQLEATLNSCQRRLGELRELRRQVRQLEERNAGHAERTRQLEDELRRAGSLRAQLEAQRRQVQELQGQRQEEAMKAEKWLFEYRNLEEKYESVTKEKERLLVERDSLREANEELRCAQLQPRGLTQADPSLDPTSPPMDNLAAEILPAELRETLLRLQLENKRLCRQEAADRERQEELQRHLEEANRARHGLETQHRLNQQQLSELWAQVEDLQKALQEQGGKTEDSVLLKRKLEEHLQKLHEADLELQRKREYIEELEPPTDSSTARRIEELQHNLQKKDADLRAMEERYRRYVDKARMVMQTMEPKQRPAAGGPPELRSLRTQLRERDVRIRHLEMDFEKSRSQREQEEKLLISAWYNMGMALQQRAGEERAPAHAQSFLAQQRLATNARRGPLGRLASLNLRPTDKH; from the exons ATGGTCTTACAGAGCCTGGTAGAGTACTCCCAGGAT GTCCTGGCGCATCCTGTGTCAGAAGAGCACCTCCCAGATGTGAGCCTCATTGGAGAGTTCTCAGACCCAGCAGAGCTCGGCAAGCTGCTTCAGCTGGTGCTGGGCTGTGCCATCAGTTGCGAGAAAAAGCAGG AGCACATCCAGAGAATCATGACGCTGGAAGAATCGGTTCAGCATGTGGTGATGGAAGCCATCCAGGAG CTCATGACCAAAGACACTCCTGGCTCCCTGTCACCAGAGACATATGGCAACTTTGATAGCCAG TCCCGCAGGTACTATTTCCTaagtgaggaggctgaggagggggatGAGTTACAGCAGCGCTGTCTGGACCTGGAGCGGCAG CTGATGCTCCTGTCAGAGGAGAAGCAGAGCCTGGCACAAGAGAATGCAGCGCTGCGGGAGCGGGTGGGCCGGCCTGAAGGCGAGGGTACCCCAGGTCTCACTGCCAagaagctgctgctgctgcaatCCCAGCTGGAGCAGTTGCAGGAGGAGAACTTCAG gtTGGAGAGTGGCAGAGAGGATGAGCGCCTGCGCTGTGATGAGCTGGAGCGGGAGGTTGCGGAGCTGCAGCACCGGAACCAGGCgctgaccagcctggcccagGAGGCACAGGCCCTGAAGGATGAGATGGATGAGCTGCG GCAGTCCTCGGAGCGTGCTGGGCAGCTGGAGGCCACGCTGAACAGTTGCCAGCGCCGCTTGGGAGAGCTGAGGGAGCTGCGGCGGCAGGTGCGGCAGCTGGAGGAACGCAATGCTGGCCACGCCGAGCGCACGCGGCAGCTGGAGGATGAGCTGCGCCGAGCTGGCTCCCTGCGCGCCCAGCTGGAGGCGCAGCGGCGGCAG GTGCAGGAACTGCAGGGCCAGCGGCAGGAGGAGGCCATGAAGGCGGAGAAATGGCTATTTGAATACCGCAACCTGGAGGAAAAGTATGAGTCGGTGACAAAGGAGAAGGAG CGGCTGTTGGTGGAGCGGGACTCCTTGCGGGAGGCCAATGAGGAGCTGCGCTGCGCCCAGCTGCAGCCGCGGGGATTGACCCAGGCCG ACCCCTCATTGGATCCCACCTCCCCACCCATGGATAACTTAGCCGCGGAGATCCTGCCTGCGGAGCTCAG GGAGACGCTCCTGCGGCTTCAGCTGGAGAACAAGCGGCTGTGCCGGCAGGAGGCGGCCGACCGCGAGCGGCAGGAGGAGCTGCAGCGCCACCTGGAGGAGGCGAACCGCGCACGCCACGGGTTGGAGACGCAGCACCG GCTGAACCAGCAGCAGCTATCTGAGCTGTGGGCCCAGGTGGAGGACCTTCAGAAAGCCCTGCAGGAGCAGGGGGGCAAGACTGAAGAC TCCGTCTTGCTGAAAAGAAAGCTGGAGGAACATTT GCAGAAGCTTCATGAGGCAGATCTGGAGTTGCAGAGGAAGCGGGAGTACATTGAGGAGCTGGAGCCACCCACTGACAGCAGCA CAGCCCGACGGATCGAGGAGCTGCAGCATAACCTGCAGAAGAAGGACGCGGACTTGCGGGCCATGGAGGAGCGATACCGCCGCTACGTGGACAAGGCCCGCATG GTCATGCAGACCATGGAACCCAAGCAGCGGCCGGCTGCAGGGGGACCTCCAGAACTCCGTTCCCTAAGGACACAGCTCCGAGAACGCGATGTCCGCATCCGGCACCTGGAG ATGGACTTTGAGAAAAGCCGAAGTCAGAGGGAGCAGGAAGAAAAGCTGCTCATCAGTGCCTGGTATAATATG GGCATGGCCTTGCAGCAGCGAGCTGGGGAAGAGCGGGCGCCTGCCCATGCCCAGTCATTCCTGGCACAGCAGCGGCTGGCAACCAATGCTCGCCGTGGACCCCTGGGACGCCTGGCATCTCTAAACCTTCGCCCCACTGACAAGCACTGA